In Chryseobacterium sp., the genomic window TGAGTTCTTCTTACGATAACTTCATGTCTGTGCTCTACGAAATGATGAATGATATCTTTTAAGTTCAGCTGCTCCGGTCTTCCGTGTACTAAAGCAATATTGTTGACACTAAAAGAAGTCTGAAGCGCTGTGTACTTATACAGCAGGTTTAAGACCACATTAGGAATAGCGTCATTTTTCAGTTCATAAACAACACGAAGTCCTTTTCTGTCCGATTCATCTCTGATCTCATGGATACCGGGGATTTTATCATCTTTAACAAGCTCGGCAGTCCTGGCGATCATTTCAGCTTTATTAACCTGATAAGGAACTTCAGTTACAATAATTGCATTTCTGTTTCCGATTTCTTCAAAGTTAACTTTTGCTCTTAAAACAACTCTTCCTCTTCCTGTATGGAAAGCATCTCTTACCCCGTCATAGCCATAGATGATCCCTCCTGTAGGGAAATCCGGAGCAATGATATGCTGCATGAGCTCATCAATAGTAATTTCTTTATTATCGATATAAGCACAGATCGCATCTACCGATTCGGACAGGTTATGAGGCGCCATATTGGTAGCCATACCTACTGCAATACCTGAAGTACCGTTCACCAGGAGGTTCGGAACTTTAGTTGGCATTACTGTCGGCTCCTGTAAACTGTCATCGAAGTTGTTCTGGAAATCAACCGTTTCCTTATCAAGGTCTGAAAGAACCTCATCAGAGATCTTTTTTAATCTTGCCTCGGTATAACGCATTGCTGCCGGCGGATCACCATCCATGGAACCGAAGTTACCCTGCCCATCCACCTGGGGATAACGCAAACTCCAGTCCTGAGCCATTCTCACCATTGCATCATATACAGAGGAATCTCCGTGGGGGTGATATTTACCCAAAACATCCCCAACAATTCTCGCAGATTTTAAGTATTTTCTATTAGAAAAAACCCCTAATCCATACATACCATAAAGCACTCTTCTATGAACGGGTTTCAAGCCGTCTCTTACATCGGGTAACGCTCTTGAAACGATAACCGACATCGAATAATCGATATAAGACGACTTCATTTCATCAACAATGTTGATAGGAATTAGTCTTTCTCCTTCTTTTTGCATAAACAAATTTTATTATAATGATTGCCAGACCTTTAGCTGTACGTCTGAAAATTATTTATTTCGAATTTTTATTAACGGGCTAATTTACGAAAAAATTGCCGATTTTTGTTGTAGAATTTATCCAAAAAATCTTAAAAATTCATAAAATATGAGCGTATTAAGTATAACTTTCCATTGTACAAAACCTAACCTTGAAGAATGGGAAAATTATATTGATGAAACACTGGTTTTAATGACTGAAAACTTAATGGATGTCAATAAATATATCCTTTCCGAGGTCCACAGTGATTATATTGAAGAAGGCAAAAACTATAATCTGCTGTTGATCTTTGACAATGATGACTTAAGAGAAGATTTTATTAAGAGTGAACTTTTAAATATTACTGAAAGAATTGAGAAGAAATTCGGCCAGGAAGTCATGATCTTTAATACTTTTTTAAATCCGAAAAAGTCCAGATTTTAATACCAATACAAAAGCCCCTAAAAAGTGTCTAACTTTTTGGGGGCAGTCTAAAATATCAGGGCTTTTTTTATTTTACTATCTGTGGTGTCCGTGTCCGCGGCCTCTGTGATGGCGATGGCCTCCATCCTCATAAATATAAACTTTTTTAACCTGGCCCGGAGCATAATACCTTGCACTTCCGCCGTACACTTTTTTTGCCTGGCCCGGAGGAAGCCTTCTTCCATGATGCTCATGAACGATACAAGAGGTCAGCATAAGCATTACTGCGCCTGCTCCCATTACTTTAAACATACTTTTCATTATTTTCACTTTTTCAAACTTAGTTGTAAAAGATATCAATGTTAATGCCAAGTTATTTAAAAGCTTAAATTTAGAATGAAAGCCGATAAGGAGAAGTTACTCATTCATTACACTCTTTCACTTCTCTTTTCAAACATAATCAGATCCTTCCACTCCCCATTAAGTCTTCCTATTTTTTTTCGGATTCCCACCATCCGGAAACCGTTTTTCTGATGAAATTTGATCGACGTTTCATTTTCAGGGAAGATATGAGTCTGTAATGTCCAGAATCCGTGGTCTTCGCTGTCCAGAATCATCTTTTTAAGCAACACAGACCCCAGCCCACGCCCCTGATACTCTTTATCAAAATAAATACTCACTTCTGCCACTCCTTTGAAACATTCTCTTTTACTTACCGGTTTTAAAGCACACCACCCCACTACTTCATTAGTCTCATTCTCCAATACCCAGCGGCAGTCATTGAAGTATTCCATACTCCAGGCTTCAGCAGTAGGTACTTCTGTTTCTAAAGTGGCAATACCACTATCTACTCCTTGTCTGAAAATTTCCAACACCTTTGCCTCATCACTGGGAAGCATTTCTCTTAATTCGTAATTCATTGTAATTAATGGTATTTTCTTTTAATTTTTCTTTTGATTCTTGAATAATGAGTCTGCTTGCTTTTTTCGTCCTGAGAAACGACACTGATATTCCCATCCACTTCCAGAACAGAAAGCTTTACATCCTGTATATTTTCAATCCCGTGTTCCCTTATTGCCTCTTCCAATTCACTTTCCGTAATTTTCACACGATTAAGAGCTGCCTGATCTGCAACTCCGTCTCTGATAAGAATTACCGGCTCGTCTTCCATAAAAGTCTGAAAAGAAGGACTGGAAAACATCAGTCTTTTTAAAATGAAATTGGCCGCAAACAGAACCAGTGCAGCAATAATCCCGCCTTGTAAGGAGGTATCCGGACCTACCATTGCATTCTGAACAGCATTTGAAATCAGCAACAATAATACAACATCTCCCGCGTTGAGCTGGGAAAGCTGATTTTTGCCAAACAAACGAATGGCGGCCACCATGAAAAGGTAAACGCAGAGGGAACGGACAGCAACGTTAAGAATAGGATCCACGGAATGTTTTTTATCTGCTCAAATGTATTGATTTTTTGTTATTGTATTGACGTGTTGGAATAAATATGTTGCCCGTTGCCGGCTGACAGTTGAGAGCTTAGAAGATGTTTAATGGTATGAGATTTGACCGTTTCCCTGAAATTATCATTTAAAAATGAAAAAACAATTATTTTTATATCTGAATATCCTGCTGCTTTGTGTCGCTTGTGAAAAAAAGCAACCCAAGGCAATCCCTTCTGATAAAGCTATTGCCATAAAAGTAAATGAGCTCTACACAAAGTACGGCCAGTCTAATGAAGCGATTTACAACCAGCCTGTTCCTGATGATTTATTTTCCCAGGATCTGAAAAAGGCTTTGGAGGATGCCATCAAGGCTTCGAAAGCAGATATTGAAAAAGTAAAGAGCAGTGATCATCCTGATGAGAAACCTTTGGTATTTGAAGGCGCTATTTTTTCCAGTTTGTATGAGGGATTTACAAGTTATAAAATCAAGTCCGTTACGATAAAGGATAAAAGAGCCCAGGTATTGGTAGCGTTTGAATATAACATGGCTTCACCGAAAGTGACCTGGAGCGATACCATACACCTGACCGATACAGAGAAAGGATGGAGAATAGATAATATTACTTTTGATAAAACAGGAAATTCTAAAGACCTTGCAGCAAGGCTTACGGATTTTGTACAAAGTACCCGTTAATAAAAAAACCGCTTCCAGGAAGCGGTTTAATTTTTTATGGACATTGAACGATTGGAATTTCGCTGCAAAAAACTTTATTTGCCCATTCGCAATACGTACAATATTGTTTTGGCTGCCCTCCGTACACTGACTTCAAATCGGTCTTCGTCAGTTTCTTTAAATTTTTCATATAGTTTTAATTTTATGGTTTTGTAAAATTATAACGAATTTCATCCTAATTTATTACAGGTTTATATTCTGTTTTTATAAAATTTACATCTATAACATCAAATTAAAACAGATTCAAAATTATCTGACTGAAACGATTAAAGCAAGATATACGTTTTTGATAGCTTTCTCCCTATTATCTGTTATGGATCTCCACTGTTACAGGCATTACATAGGTATAGGCTACCATATTTTCACTGAGCTTTTTGCGGTCTACCCTATAATCAAGTTCGCTTAAAACAGTTTCAATTTCTTTGTTTACACTTTTGCAGTCGCCCTTAGAATGAACATTTACTATTTTTCCGTTTTCTGAAATATCGAATTTTACAACTGAATTGATTGTTCCTTGTTTATAATCAGGGTTCGTAAGATCAAAATTGGCTTCCAATTTATTTCTTATATCATTAAAAGTTTCATTCTTATTCAGCTGAATTTCCTGGATGGTATTATGATCGGTAATTTGTGCTTTAATCGTATTCATGACGGCAGCAAATCCACACACGAAAAATGAAGCAACTAATATCTGAATTTTATTTTTCATAACTGTTTGGTTTTAAATATTATACTAACCTTATTTGGTATCTCTTAACCAAAGTTATTAAAAATAATTCATATTAATTTCACATTCAATTAACATTGAGTTAACATTAAAATGTAATCAACTGATTTACAGTGCTATAATTTTTAAAAATAACTGAAAATTTAATATTGGAAGTGGCTTTATGAGCAAAATATAAACTGTTGAATTACAAAATAGCCTATAAAATTCAGTTTCTTATTGTCACTTTTATGAACCGGAAATGCGAGAAATTCGGGTTTCAATGAAAATAAAAAAAGAATCTGCTTTCGCAAATTCTTTTGTATAGTTAGGTTGATATTCTTACTCCAGTTCCCTCTTCAAAAACTTTCCTGTCAAGCTTTTCTTCGACTTCACAATTTCTTCAGGAGTTCCCTGTGCTACGATCTGTCCGCCATATTTTCCTCCTTCAGGGCCTACATCAATGATATGGTCTGCCAGTTTAATAACATCCATATTATGTTCAATGATAATGAATGAGTTTCCGAGCTCTACCAGCTGATTGATGGCATCCATCAGGATTTTAACATCTTCAAAATGAAGTCCTGTTGTTGGCTCATCAAGGATATAGAGGGTATTTCCTGTTTGTCTTTTTGCCAGTTCGGTGGCTAACTTGATACGCTGTGCCTCCCCTCCGGAAAGGGTCGTTGACTGCTGTCCTAAAGTGATATATCCCAATCCTACATCCTGTAATGTTTTTACTTTCGCAAAAATCTTAGGAATCGGCTGGAAGAATTCTACCGCTTCATCAATCGTCATATCCAATACATCGGAAATAGATTTTCCTTTGTAACGAACTTCCAGGGTTTCTCGGTTGAAACGTTTTCCGTTGC contains:
- a CDS encoding DUF421 domain-containing protein; this encodes MDPILNVAVRSLCVYLFMVAAIRLFGKNQLSQLNAGDVVLLLLISNAVQNAMVGPDTSLQGGIIAALVLFAANFILKRLMFSSPSFQTFMEDEPVILIRDGVADQAALNRVKITESELEEAIREHGIENIQDVKLSVLEVDGNISVVSQDEKSKQTHYSRIKRKIKRKYH
- a CDS encoding GNAT family N-acetyltransferase; translated protein: MNYELREMLPSDEAKVLEIFRQGVDSGIATLETEVPTAEAWSMEYFNDCRWVLENETNEVVGWCALKPVSKRECFKGVAEVSIYFDKEYQGRGLGSVLLKKMILDSEDHGFWTLQTHIFPENETSIKFHQKNGFRMVGIRKKIGRLNGEWKDLIMFEKRSERV
- a CDS encoding DUF4286 family protein, producing the protein MSVLSITFHCTKPNLEEWENYIDETLVLMTENLMDVNKYILSEVHSDYIEEGKNYNLLLIFDNDDLREDFIKSELLNITERIEKKFGQEVMIFNTFLNPKKSRF